A single region of the Ancylobacter novellus DSM 506 genome encodes:
- a CDS encoding SDR family oxidoreductase yields MTTLSIVTGGSRGLGRNTALSIARHGGDVILTYRNRADEAQAVVTEIEAMGRRAVALQLDTGDISGFGAFSDQVRDALTSLGRDNFDHLVNNAGHGEMAAFAETTEAQFDLIFNVHVKGVYFLTQALLPMLADGGRIVNFSSGLTRVSYPGFSAYSAAKGAVEIMTLYMAKELGGRGITANVVAPGAIATDFLGGAVRDTPAYNDAFAAMIALGRVGVPDDIGPAVASLLGLENRWITAQRIEISGGQNI; encoded by the coding sequence ATGACCACGCTCTCTATCGTCACCGGCGGCAGCCGTGGCCTGGGCCGCAACACCGCTCTCAGCATCGCTCGCCATGGCGGCGATGTGATCCTGACCTACCGCAACCGCGCCGACGAGGCCCAAGCGGTGGTGACTGAGATCGAAGCCATGGGCCGCCGGGCCGTCGCCCTTCAGCTCGACACTGGCGACATCTCGGGCTTCGGCGCTTTCTCAGATCAGGTGCGCGACGCGCTGACGTCTCTGGGCCGGGACAACTTCGACCATCTCGTCAACAACGCCGGACACGGCGAGATGGCCGCCTTCGCCGAGACGACCGAGGCGCAATTCGACCTCATATTCAATGTTCACGTAAAGGGCGTCTACTTCCTGACGCAGGCCTTGCTGCCGATGTTGGCCGATGGCGGCCGGATCGTAAATTTCTCGTCCGGCCTCACCCGTGTCTCCTACCCGGGCTTCTCGGCCTACTCGGCCGCCAAGGGCGCTGTAGAGATCATGACGCTCTATATGGCGAAGGAACTGGGCGGCCGGGGCATCACCGCCAACGTCGTCGCGCCAGGGGCCATCGCCACCGATTTCCTCGGTGGCGCCGTGCGGGACACCCCGGCCTATAACGACGCTTTTGCCGCGATGATCGCGCTTGGTCGGGTAGGCGTTCCCGACGACATCGGTCCGGCCGTGGCCAGTTTGCTCGGCCTCGAGAACCGCTGGATCACCGCCCAGCGCATCGAGATCTCGGGCGGCCAGAACATCTGA
- a CDS encoding type 1 glutamine amidotransferase domain-containing protein gives MKSILIVLSAADHWTRADGSLYETGVWAEEFIVIDEAFHQAGLRVDLSTPGGAAPTIDALSLSPDLIGEATANRYRDYLDANSGRLKAPLVLADVDPLTYDAIVIPGGHGPVEDLWKDADMGRVLVEANRAGKLIGSVCHGPAALLAADDYARWPFEGRRMTAFTDEEEIEFGTAENAPWLLARRLRERGAAFEQGPNWGIFVVEDGNLITGQNPASSAAVAKAVITALRS, from the coding sequence ATGAAGTCCATTCTCATCGTGCTGTCCGCCGCCGATCACTGGACTCGCGCGGACGGCTCGCTCTACGAGACCGGTGTCTGGGCCGAGGAGTTCATCGTCATCGACGAGGCCTTTCATCAGGCGGGCCTCCGGGTCGACCTGTCAACGCCCGGCGGTGCAGCGCCGACCATCGACGCCCTCAGCCTTTCCCCCGATCTGATCGGCGAGGCCACCGCCAATCGCTACAGGGATTACCTCGACGCGAATTCCGGTCGTCTGAAAGCGCCTCTCGTCCTCGCCGATGTCGATCCGCTGACCTACGACGCCATCGTAATCCCCGGCGGTCACGGCCCGGTCGAGGATCTGTGGAAGGACGCTGACATGGGCCGCGTCCTGGTGGAAGCAAACCGTGCGGGGAAGCTAATCGGCTCGGTGTGCCATGGCCCCGCTGCCCTTCTGGCGGCCGATGACTATGCTCGCTGGCCGTTCGAGGGGCGTCGCATGACGGCTTTCACCGATGAGGAAGAGATCGAGTTCGGCACGGCCGAGAATGCACCCTGGCTCCTCGCTCGCCGACTGCGCGAGCGAGGAGCGGCGTTTGAGCAGGGGCCGAACTGGGGCATTTTCGTCGTCGAGGACGGCAACCTTATCACGGGTCAAAACCCGGCCTCCAGCGCGGCCGTCGCCAAGGCCGTCATTACGGCGCTGAGGTCTTAG
- a CDS encoding BatD family protein — translation MVKWIAVFLLLLAGGAHADTLRLVVPEGMRPVVGEMIPVTLRGEYTSVIALETLTFPGSDDYDWVQLARDQWRDEEIDGRTVRVFERRLAVFPRRAGALTIGPVTHRLTVVGADNLRTPLEVVASSVTFPVPPVASLATEGTPLAARNVTIADELSSAPGNLRDGETLVRRVTLKAEGTLPHLVPPRPAMREPWLISFAAPEQREMQLTPAGPVTTVTWEWHLRPKTGEPGVLPAVTLPWFDTVARQMRSAEIPAIPFGYASFRDNRRGIDRLPAGQARAGLLAVAAGLAAGLACAFAGLSRRRRDDMRRRLRRLSPFDPTRHRLKRAVRGGDLTAIRRAAEHYLSRRRKLGRPVSGRETAQLDATLYGRAGNAPEVGPEMAAAAVFRHG, via the coding sequence ATGGTGAAGTGGATCGCCGTCTTTCTCCTGCTGCTCGCCGGCGGCGCCCATGCCGACACATTGCGCCTCGTGGTGCCGGAGGGCATGCGGCCGGTGGTCGGCGAGATGATCCCGGTTACGCTGCGGGGCGAATACACCAGCGTGATCGCGTTGGAAACGCTGACCTTTCCGGGCTCGGACGACTATGACTGGGTGCAGCTCGCGCGCGACCAGTGGCGGGACGAGGAGATCGACGGGCGCACCGTCCGCGTGTTCGAGCGGCGCCTTGCCGTGTTCCCGCGACGGGCGGGCGCGCTGACCATTGGGCCTGTCACGCATCGTCTCACCGTGGTCGGCGCGGACAACCTGCGCACGCCGCTGGAGGTGGTGGCAAGTTCGGTGACATTTCCGGTGCCACCGGTGGCATCCCTCGCCACCGAGGGGACACCCCTTGCCGCCCGCAATGTCACCATCGCGGACGAGCTGTCGTCGGCACCAGGAAACCTCCGCGACGGCGAGACGCTGGTGCGCCGCGTCACGCTCAAGGCCGAGGGCACGCTGCCGCATCTCGTGCCGCCGCGACCGGCCATGCGCGAGCCCTGGCTGATCAGCTTCGCGGCGCCGGAGCAGCGCGAGATGCAGCTCACGCCGGCCGGGCCGGTGACGACGGTCACCTGGGAATGGCATCTGCGGCCCAAGACCGGCGAGCCGGGCGTGCTCCCCGCCGTCACCCTTCCCTGGTTCGACACGGTCGCCCGGCAGATGCGTAGCGCCGAGATTCCGGCGATCCCGTTCGGCTATGCCAGCTTCCGCGACAATCGCCGCGGCATCGACCGGCTGCCCGCCGGGCAGGCGCGCGCCGGGCTGCTCGCCGTCGCGGCGGGGCTGGCGGCGGGTCTCGCCTGCGCCTTTGCGGGGCTGTCGCGCCGGCGCAGGGACGACATGCGGCGCCGGCTGCGGCGGCTCTCGCCCTTCGACCCGACGCGCCACCGTCTCAAGCGCGCGGTTCGCGGCGGCGATCTCACCGCCATCCGCCGCGCGGCCGAACACTATCTGAGCCGCCGCCGCAAACTCGGCCGGCCGGTGAGCGGGCGGGAAACTGCCCAGCTCGACGCGACGCTGTATGGACGGGCTGGAAATGCACCGGAAGTGGGGCCGGAAATGGCAGCGGCGGCGGTCTTTCGACATGGATGA
- a CDS encoding vWA domain-containing protein — MSDLVLLRPGWLAALPLLAVLTLWQWRRGPAAGGWERVMPSVMLAAMRALGHLRSAAGRQRYAALAAAALIGLGLSGPALPRADTPLLAGSGAILIAIDMSPSVAESPALADAQAAAAAILAAANGRPVGLVLYSGEAYDVAAPTADPATLESQIAVLAPDTMPGGGSRPATALALARQMLGGSRDADLVLISDGGGIDDATQVEAGRLAGDGIRLSTLALEGAMGEASDGAALEAIGNATAPARSPESVLRRLARGGGLERDPALAALEFRDLGPLIAGLAALPLLSLFRRRA; from the coding sequence ATGAGCGACCTCGTCCTGCTGCGCCCCGGTTGGCTGGCTGCTCTGCCTCTCCTGGCCGTGCTGACGCTGTGGCAGTGGCGCCGTGGCCCGGCGGCCGGCGGCTGGGAGCGGGTGATGCCTTCAGTCATGCTGGCGGCGATGCGGGCGCTCGGCCATCTGCGCTCTGCGGCCGGCCGGCAGCGTTATGCGGCGCTAGCAGCCGCGGCGCTGATCGGCCTCGGTCTTTCCGGTCCGGCTTTGCCGCGCGCGGACACCCCGCTGCTGGCCGGGAGCGGCGCGATCCTGATCGCCATCGACATGTCCCCCTCCGTCGCCGAGAGCCCGGCCCTGGCCGACGCGCAGGCGGCCGCTGCCGCTATTCTGGCCGCGGCCAACGGTCGGCCGGTCGGCCTCGTCCTCTATTCCGGCGAGGCCTATGACGTCGCCGCCCCCACCGCGGACCCGGCGACGCTGGAAAGCCAGATCGCGGTGCTCGCGCCCGACACCATGCCCGGCGGCGGCAGTCGTCCGGCGACTGCCCTGGCGCTGGCGCGGCAGATGCTCGGCGGGAGCCGCGACGCAGATCTCGTGCTGATCTCCGATGGCGGTGGCATCGACGATGCGACGCAGGTGGAGGCCGGAAGGCTCGCCGGTGACGGCATCCGGCTTTCCACCCTGGCTCTCGAGGGAGCCATGGGCGAGGCGAGCGATGGCGCGGCGCTGGAAGCGATCGGCAATGCCACAGCGCCGGCACGTTCGCCGGAGTCGGTGCTGCGCCGCCTTGCGCGCGGCGGCGGGCTGGAACGGGACCCGGCGCTCGCCGCTTTGGAGTTCCGCGACCTCGGGCCGCTCATCGCCGGGCTGGCGGCGCTCCCGCTGCTCAGCCTGTTCCGGAGGCGCGCATGA
- a CDS encoding VWA domain-containing protein → MSFAFPLAFLLLPLPWLIRRLLAARAPVAASLRVGPKAFAAALPAGTRDDRLGIALAIAAWAALVFALAGPQLPATKDVVTASGREIVLALDLSGSMVKEDFVLDGKPLSRLDAVRRVASRFVAARRGDRIGLVIFGDRAYVAQPPTFDVGSVAHAIEAAQIGISGRSTAISDGLGLATRRLLQSDATSKVVVLLSDGVDTSGKVQAGDAARLAASHGIRVHTIALGPEDLENQPESRDAVDAAALHAMAEAGGGTSFRVRNMEDLETMAASLDELEPNPMRRPPLQYWQPLWIWPGGVAMALTLLLAARRRE, encoded by the coding sequence ATGAGCTTCGCCTTCCCGCTCGCGTTTCTCCTGCTGCCGCTGCCCTGGCTGATCCGGCGCCTTCTCGCGGCCCGCGCACCCGTGGCCGCGTCGCTGCGCGTCGGCCCCAAAGCCTTCGCCGCCGCCCTACCGGCAGGAACGCGCGACGACCGGCTGGGCATAGCTCTGGCAATCGCGGCCTGGGCCGCGCTGGTGTTCGCGCTGGCCGGCCCGCAACTGCCGGCGACGAAGGATGTCGTGACCGCCTCCGGCCGCGAAATCGTGCTCGCGCTCGACCTTTCGGGCAGCATGGTCAAGGAGGATTTCGTCCTCGACGGCAAGCCGCTGTCGCGGCTCGATGCGGTCCGGCGCGTCGCTTCCCGTTTCGTGGCGGCGCGACGGGGCGACCGGATCGGCCTCGTCATCTTCGGCGACCGCGCCTATGTGGCCCAGCCGCCCACCTTCGACGTCGGCTCCGTCGCCCACGCCATCGAGGCGGCGCAGATCGGCATTTCCGGGCGCTCGACCGCGATCTCCGACGGGCTCGGCCTTGCCACCCGGCGGCTCCTGCAGAGCGACGCTACCAGCAAGGTCGTCGTGCTGCTCTCCGACGGCGTCGACACCTCGGGCAAGGTGCAGGCGGGCGATGCCGCACGGCTCGCCGCCAGCCACGGCATAAGGGTACACACCATCGCGCTCGGTCCGGAGGATCTGGAAAACCAGCCGGAGTCGCGCGACGCGGTGGATGCGGCAGCGCTGCACGCCATGGCGGAGGCGGGCGGCGGCACCAGCTTCCGCGTCCGCAACATGGAGGATCTGGAGACGATGGCCGCCAGCCTCGACGAGCTCGAGCCCAATCCGATGAGGCGCCCGCCGCTGCAGTACTGGCAGCCGCTCTGGATATGGCCGGGCGGCGTGGCCATGGCGCTCACCCTGCTGCTTGCCGCGCGGAGGCGGGAATGA
- a CDS encoding DUF58 domain-containing protein, which yields MVSAALDAPGIRLTAAELLALREGVPRTGRHRPASRRPGALPAKAAGAGMDLREIRAFAEGDDARRIDPAATARTGLPHIRSFHEDRDDTLLLIADFRPAMLWGTGETLRSVRAARALARRGWQAVARGASLSAISVDAAGVAVIPPGGGVPQMSRISHMLAGRHDQALDARGDAPSLAEALTRAARLAPPGADVLIATDVEGVAPDDEPALARLARRRRVRLLLPLDPLDTAPPAPALPIHTGPLSRLARLRPLDHAALAQRMRALNVSLETVADDAG from the coding sequence ATGGTGAGTGCGGCGCTGGACGCGCCGGGCATACGCCTCACCGCGGCGGAGTTGCTGGCGCTGCGCGAGGGCGTGCCGAGGACGGGCCGGCATCGTCCCGCCTCGCGCCGGCCCGGCGCGCTTCCCGCCAAGGCGGCGGGCGCGGGCATGGACCTGCGGGAGATCCGCGCCTTCGCCGAGGGCGACGATGCGCGCCGGATCGACCCCGCCGCCACCGCCCGCACCGGCCTGCCGCACATACGCAGCTTCCACGAGGACCGCGACGACACGCTGCTGCTGATCGCCGACTTCCGGCCCGCCATGCTCTGGGGCACCGGGGAGACGCTGCGTTCGGTGCGGGCGGCACGGGCGCTGGCGCGACGGGGGTGGCAGGCGGTGGCGCGCGGCGCCTCGCTATCGGCGATCAGCGTCGATGCCGCGGGTGTCGCGGTCATCCCGCCCGGTGGCGGCGTGCCGCAGATGAGCCGCATCAGCCACATGCTCGCTGGCCGCCACGACCAGGCCCTCGACGCGCGCGGCGATGCTCCCTCCCTCGCCGAGGCGCTCACCCGCGCCGCGCGGCTCGCCCCGCCGGGTGCCGACGTGCTCATCGCCACCGATGTCGAGGGCGTGGCGCCCGACGATGAGCCGGCGCTGGCCCGGCTCGCGCGGCGCCGGCGGGTGCGGCTTCTTCTGCCGCTCGATCCGCTGGATACCGCACCGCCCGCGCCGGCGCTGCCTATCCATACCGGTCCGCTGAGCCGGCTGGCGCGGCTGCGCCCGCTCGACCACGCCGCGCTGGCGCAGCGCATGCGGGCGCTGAATGTCAGCCTGGAGACGGTGGCCGATGACGCAGGCTGA
- a CDS encoding AAA family ATPase has protein sequence MNDMSHPITRLGTEVAAGLIGHEEMVERLLIALLAGGHVLIEGPPGIAKTRAVKRLAAYLPGNHARIQCTPDLLPSDLTGTQVFRPETGGFDFVPGPLFHALVLVDEINRAPPKVQSALLEAMAEGQVTTAGVSRPLPDPFMVVATQNPIEHEGTFPLPEAQMDRFLLHLSLGLPLAEQERAILDLVAAERIAPPALAAVPLSAENLHAAKAEAARVHLAPALKDYIVRLVMASRPGGVVAEWVEHAVSPRGTLALAAAAQARAWLRGRDYVLPEDVTALAPDALAHRLIPSWTALGEGRTGRTLVADILRAVEPW, from the coding sequence ATGAACGACATGAGCCATCCGATAACGCGCCTTGGCACCGAGGTCGCCGCCGGGCTGATCGGCCACGAGGAGATGGTCGAGCGGCTGCTGATCGCCCTGCTCGCCGGCGGGCACGTGCTGATCGAGGGCCCACCTGGCATCGCCAAGACCCGCGCCGTCAAACGGCTTGCGGCCTATCTTCCGGGGAACCATGCGCGCATCCAGTGCACGCCGGACCTGCTGCCCTCCGATCTCACCGGTACGCAGGTGTTCCGCCCGGAGACCGGCGGCTTCGACTTCGTGCCCGGCCCGCTGTTCCACGCGCTGGTGCTGGTGGACGAGATCAACCGGGCGCCGCCCAAGGTGCAGTCAGCCTTGCTCGAGGCGATGGCCGAGGGGCAGGTGACGACCGCGGGCGTGAGCCGCCCGCTGCCCGATCCCTTCATGGTGGTCGCCACCCAGAACCCGATCGAGCACGAGGGCACCTTCCCTCTGCCCGAGGCGCAGATGGATCGGTTCCTGCTGCATCTCTCGCTCGGCCTGCCGCTGGCGGAGCAGGAGCGCGCCATCCTCGATCTCGTCGCGGCCGAGCGGATCGCGCCGCCGGCCCTGGCGGCGGTTCCGCTGTCGGCGGAGAACCTGCACGCCGCCAAGGCCGAGGCCGCGCGGGTGCATCTGGCGCCGGCGCTGAAGGACTACATCGTCCGCCTCGTCATGGCGTCGCGGCCCGGCGGCGTGGTCGCCGAATGGGTCGAGCATGCGGTCTCGCCGCGCGGCACGCTGGCGCTGGCGGCCGCCGCGCAGGCGCGCGCCTGGCTGCGCGGCCGCGACTATGTGCTGCCCGAGGACGTAACCGCACTCGCCCCGGACGCACTTGCCCACCGGCTGATCCCGAGCTGGACGGCATTGGGTGAAGGGCGCACCGGGCGCACCCTGGTCGCCGACATCCTGCGCGCGGTGGAGCCATGGTGA
- a CDS encoding histidine kinase, producing MRGLLPQLVLRVLAAGLLTVVAAAGWVLWDTASAARQDAQTTATLVSDAVAARPSFEGLAFGGVAPTPVFRDWQEFPAWSLIAPGICVELGPRDQPVQRRCGPYLAADAPPQWFAWLARHLGLVPEPVAVPVRTRYISDAYVTAIADPGVIITRAWARTGDLMRVAVGMAIGGAVLTGLLVIRLLAPFRIILRGIERLQRGDFATRLPRLHVAEFDRLSAALNDTAATLQEAQATRTELTRRLFTVQESERRALARELHDEFGQCLTATRALAAAVAQSGESTAQEGVRIAEISGQMMDSLRAELSRLRPPDLDDLGLRPALERLVAGWRTRVPSVRFALELVGDLDAVPDELALSLYRIAQECVTNAIRHGAPKNVTLRIDVTGDTDAATGGGENVTENVTGGITLIVTDDGSPRHDGLIGDGYGLLGIRERVDALGGSFALAPVEGGMRAIARLPR from the coding sequence ATGCGCGGGCTCCTGCCCCAGCTGGTCCTGCGCGTGCTGGCGGCCGGGCTTCTCACCGTCGTCGCCGCCGCCGGCTGGGTGCTGTGGGACACGGCCAGCGCCGCCCGCCAGGATGCGCAGACCACCGCCACGCTCGTCTCCGACGCGGTGGCCGCCCGGCCGAGCTTCGAGGGCCTCGCCTTCGGCGGCGTGGCGCCGACGCCGGTGTTCCGCGACTGGCAGGAATTCCCCGCCTGGAGCCTGATCGCGCCGGGAATCTGCGTCGAGCTGGGACCTCGGGACCAGCCGGTGCAGAGGCGCTGCGGGCCCTATCTGGCGGCTGACGCGCCCCCGCAATGGTTCGCGTGGCTGGCCCGGCATCTCGGCCTGGTGCCGGAACCGGTCGCCGTGCCGGTGAGGACACGCTACATCTCCGACGCCTACGTCACCGCCATCGCCGATCCCGGCGTCATCATCACCCGCGCCTGGGCACGCACCGGCGACCTCATGCGCGTGGCGGTGGGCATGGCGATCGGCGGCGCTGTTCTTACCGGCCTGCTGGTGATCCGCCTGCTGGCACCGTTCCGCATCATCTTGCGCGGCATCGAGCGGCTGCAGCGCGGCGACTTCGCCACGCGCCTGCCGCGCCTGCACGTCGCGGAGTTCGACCGTCTGAGCGCGGCGCTGAACGACACCGCGGCGACGCTTCAGGAGGCGCAGGCCACCCGGACGGAGCTGACGCGGCGCCTGTTCACCGTGCAGGAGAGCGAGCGGCGGGCGCTGGCGCGCGAGCTGCACGACGAGTTCGGCCAATGCCTCACAGCGACCCGTGCGCTGGCGGCCGCCGTCGCCCAGTCGGGCGAGTCGACCGCGCAGGAGGGGGTGCGCATCGCCGAGATCTCCGGACAGATGATGGACAGCCTGCGCGCCGAGCTCTCCCGGCTGCGCCCGCCCGACCTCGACGATCTCGGTCTGCGCCCGGCGCTGGAGCGGCTGGTCGCGGGCTGGCGTACGCGCGTGCCGTCGGTGCGCTTCGCTCTGGAGCTCGTCGGCGACCTCGACGCCGTGCCGGACGAGCTGGCGCTCAGCCTCTACCGCATCGCTCAGGAGTGCGTGACCAACGCCATCCGCCACGGCGCACCGAAGAATGTCACCCTGCGGATCGATGTCACCGGTGACACCGACGCTGCCACCGGTGGCGGCGAAAATGTCACCGAAAATGTCACCGGCGGAATCACCCTGATCGTCACCGATGACGGCTCGCCGCGCCATGACGGCCTGATCGGCGACGGCTACGGCCTGCTCGGCATTCGCGAGCGGGTGGATGCGCTCGGCGGCAGCTTCGCGCTGGCCCCGGTCGAGGGCGGCATGCGCGCCATCGCCCGGCTGCCGCGCTGA
- a CDS encoding response regulator transcription factor, which yields MIAIRGAAQHARSTVKIQVRPILLLLAGDPQLIGACRRPIVTRRHAGVLLVRGHRDKVFNGTGERECNDGPDLNETLLRRNKESRAGWKTLVTPYVRKNATAFLAAARPFSRRVTVCSNDGPLYARAMNLIRILLVDDHPVVREGYRRLLGRQPGFSVVAEAGDGEAARAAFAEHRPDIVLMDLSMPGGGGFPAAEAILAGDAQARIIVVSMHQGAIFAQKAMAAGARGFVSKSSPPDELIRAIKTVMSGRRVLSDDMAQEFARTSLDDDVAGLTPRERDILLLLVRGMNGRAIAQDLGLSSKTVQNNLSQIRAKLGASGDADLVLKAQRAGLVPAL from the coding sequence ATGATCGCCATTCGCGGCGCGGCGCAACATGCACGTTCTACCGTCAAAATCCAAGTCCGACCGATCCTTCTCTTGCTCGCGGGAGACCCGCAACTCATCGGCGCCTGCCGACGCCCTATTGTAACCCGGCGCCATGCTGGCGTGCTGCTGGTTCGTGGACACCGAGATAAGGTGTTCAACGGGACTGGTGAGCGGGAATGCAACGATGGACCGGACCTGAACGAAACTCTGTTGCGGCGCAACAAGGAATCCCGCGCTGGCTGGAAAACACTGGTCACACCTTATGTCAGGAAAAACGCGACTGCGTTTCTTGCGGCTGCTCGGCCCTTCTCCCGCAGGGTGACCGTTTGTTCCAACGACGGCCCGCTATATGCTCGCGCCATGAACCTGATCCGCATTCTCCTGGTCGACGATCATCCGGTCGTGCGCGAGGGGTATCGTCGGTTGCTCGGGCGCCAGCCCGGCTTTTCGGTCGTGGCCGAGGCCGGCGATGGCGAGGCGGCACGGGCGGCCTTCGCCGAGCATCGGCCGGACATCGTGCTGATGGACCTGTCCATGCCGGGCGGCGGCGGCTTCCCGGCGGCGGAGGCCATCCTCGCCGGCGATGCCCAGGCCCGCATCATCGTCGTGTCGATGCATCAGGGCGCGATCTTCGCCCAGAAGGCGATGGCCGCGGGCGCGCGCGGCTTCGTCTCGAAGAGCAGTCCGCCGGACGAGCTCATCCGCGCCATCAAGACCGTGATGTCGGGACGGCGCGTGCTCTCGGACGACATGGCGCAGGAATTCGCCCGCACTTCCCTCGACGACGATGTCGCCGGCCTGACGCCGCGCGAGCGCGACATCCTGCTCCTGCTGGTGCGCGGCATGAACGGGCGGGCCATCGCGCAGGATCTGGGCCTCTCGTCGAAGACCGTGCAGAACAACCTGTCGCAGATCCGCGCCAAGCTCGGCGCCTCCGGCGACGCCGACCTCGTGCTCAAGGCGCAGCGCGCCGGCCTCGTTCCGGCGCTGTGA
- a CDS encoding sensor domain-containing diguanylate cyclase, with translation MRFGAGHFPGKGKLQLWVPPVLAALAVVLIVVVQGWALWGRYQAIWQLETNSAENTLRTIAANIERNLDVIGLALERLAAGAVDPSISALPPEIRGKVLFDSSVRASGFGAMLVIDPRGQILADSAADPPRVASLADRDYFKAQLAPDAGLFVSAPFPSRISNGEPSVAISRRLTDADGRFAGVAVATVRVSYFRSLFENLTLRQGHTIVLLNADGTPIYGYPASDNVAADGARRLALRGGLSEAGVWQAEAPGDEGGNRYLLSHRISGYPLVLVMAISSVGALEGWYQQLAVSAAVVLCTLLIVVFTIRTLHLALLRSREMEAMLQRLSLTDALTGLPNRRACDLMLAHEALRAARDKTELSVAMIDIDYFKRVNDRYGHQIGDRVIARVAATIEATARRAGDYAARYGGEEFMLILPSTGADGALFLAERVRRAIEGQDLQAEAPGLSGVTISIGLATRSVDDASTIEDLVQKADRALYNAKSSGRNRVVAASAREEPAAEYRRVSDPA, from the coding sequence ATGAGGTTCGGGGCAGGCCATTTTCCAGGGAAGGGCAAGCTCCAGTTGTGGGTTCCGCCCGTCCTGGCGGCACTCGCGGTCGTCCTGATCGTCGTCGTCCAGGGATGGGCCCTCTGGGGAAGGTATCAGGCGATCTGGCAGCTCGAGACCAATTCGGCCGAGAACACGCTTCGCACGATCGCCGCCAACATAGAGAGAAATCTCGATGTCATAGGCCTGGCGTTGGAACGTCTTGCCGCCGGCGCGGTGGACCCCTCCATATCTGCCCTGCCGCCGGAAATCCGCGGCAAGGTACTTTTCGATAGCTCCGTCCGCGCCAGCGGGTTCGGGGCCATGCTGGTGATCGACCCACGCGGGCAGATCTTGGCGGATTCGGCCGCCGATCCGCCGCGCGTCGCCAGCCTCGCCGACCGTGACTACTTCAAGGCCCAGCTCGCCCCGGATGCGGGGCTTTTCGTAAGCGCTCCCTTTCCGAGCCGGATCAGCAATGGCGAACCCTCCGTCGCAATCAGCCGTCGACTTACCGACGCCGATGGGAGGTTCGCGGGCGTTGCCGTCGCGACGGTCCGGGTCTCCTACTTCAGAAGCCTTTTCGAGAATCTAACCCTCCGCCAGGGTCATACGATCGTTCTCCTCAACGCCGACGGCACCCCGATCTACGGCTATCCCGCATCGGATAACGTGGCGGCCGACGGCGCGAGACGGCTGGCGCTTCGAGGCGGTCTTTCCGAAGCCGGCGTTTGGCAGGCCGAAGCCCCGGGCGATGAAGGCGGCAACCGCTATCTGCTTTCCCATCGGATCAGCGGCTACCCGCTCGTCCTGGTCATGGCGATTTCTTCCGTCGGGGCTCTGGAAGGATGGTACCAGCAGCTGGCCGTTTCCGCGGCGGTCGTCCTGTGCACCCTGCTGATCGTCGTGTTCACGATCAGGACGCTGCACCTGGCCCTGCTGCGCAGCCGCGAAATGGAGGCGATGCTCCAACGCCTCTCCCTCACCGACGCCCTTACCGGCCTGCCCAACCGACGTGCGTGCGATCTTATGCTGGCGCACGAGGCCCTGCGGGCAGCGCGGGACAAGACCGAGCTGTCGGTGGCCATGATCGACATCGATTACTTCAAGCGGGTCAATGACCGATATGGCCACCAGATCGGCGATCGGGTGATCGCCCGCGTAGCGGCAACGATCGAGGCGACCGCGCGTCGCGCGGGCGATTATGCTGCGCGCTATGGAGGGGAAGAGTTCATGTTGATCCTGCCGTCGACCGGGGCGGACGGGGCGCTGTTCCTGGCGGAGAGGGTCCGTCGCGCGATCGAGGGTCAGGACTTGCAGGCCGAGGCACCCGGCCTTTCCGGCGTGACGATCAGCATCGGGCTTGCCACCCGAAGCGTCGATGATGCGAGCACCATCGAGGATCTCGTCCAGAAGGCTGACAGGGCATTGTACAACGCCAAGTCGAGTGGTCGGAATAGGGTCGTGGCCGCCTCTGCTCGTGAGGAGCCGGCCGCGGAGTATCGCCGGGTATCGGACCCGGCGTGA